The proteins below are encoded in one region of Strix aluco isolate bStrAlu1 chromosome 8, bStrAlu1.hap1, whole genome shotgun sequence:
- the NDC1 gene encoding nucleoporin NDC1 — protein sequence MEAEAARQRALLRQVLGRRVAAAVAWSVLLLPVCTGAFVVLSGLDPFHPVRWISNCFNDLYTSYVIFCILLMSVVTLIISIFNVEFYAVVPSIPCSRLALIGKIIHPQQVIHSVVHAVMGMLVAWCTAVMTKGKFQFLAVSCTPSESLDDTVPQMCLNEYHLFFLLSGAFMGYSYSLSYLINNMNYLPFPVIQQYKYLRFRRSLPLLIKHSCVESLYFVRNFCVTYYFFGYIPKVWISTTMNLHIDSKLHPLDSLTGLLDLSLFYHTWLCGVFLLITWYIAWLLFKIYATETHHFPVQPTFAEETDQCLPKILNSNPPLIIKFLALQDLMLLSQYSPVRRQEVFSLSQPGGHPHNWTAISRECLSLLSDLTQRLIAQQEAAAANGRAKQPAGELKVSPQTPGAVVREDMAFQSPRSNVVPRASMSSLVKPSLTPLKTLSGSDVGSPFSSPALNCKMGILDVNSPWHGSVQSPQVMRRGPKLWTSGSDLQMNGSHHKSSPVVSAARVGSEVVQPRFIYTWLQNKQEQIKNFLAKRVLIMYFFSKHPEASIQAVFSDAQMHIWALEGLSHLVAASFTEDQFGVVQTTLPAILNTLLTLQEVVDRYFKLPHVSSKPPRISGSLVDTSYKTLRFALRASLKTALYRITTVFGEHLNAVQVSTEHKKRLQQFLEYKE from the exons ATGGAAGCGGAGGCGGCTCGGCAGCGGGCGCTGCTCCGCCAG GTGCTGGGCCGGAGGGTGGCGGCCGCCGTCGCCTGGTCCGTGCTGCTGCTGCCCGTCTGCACCGGTGCCTTCGTTGTCCTCAGCGGCCTCGACCCCTTCCACCCGGTGCGCTGGATCTCGA atTGTTTCAATGACTTATATACTTCCTATGTCATCTTTTGTATCCTCCTTATGTCTGTAGTGACACTAATAATAAGCATCTTCAACGTTGAATTTTATGCAG TTGTGCCATCAATACCATGCTCTCGATTAGCACTGATAGGAAAAATTATTCACCCTCAGCAAGTTATCCATTCAGTTGTTCATGCTGTAATGGGAATGTTGGTTGCTTGGTGCACTGCAGTTATGACAAAAGGGAAGTTCCAGTTTCTTGCTGTGTCCTGCACGCCTTCAGAAAG CCTAGATGATACTGTTCCTCAGATGTGCCTAAATGAGTATCacctcttttttctgctttctggagcTTTCATGGGATACAGCTACAGCCTTTCATATCTTATTAACAATATGAATTACTTGCCATTTCCAGTCATACAG caaTACAAGTACTTACGTTTCAGAAGATCTTTGCCTCTTCTCATTAAACACAGTTGTGTGGAATCGCTATATTTTGTTAGAAACTTCTGTGTCACATACTACTTTTTTG GTTATATCCCAAAAGTATGGATAAGTACCACAATGAATCTTCATATAGACAG TAAATTGCATCCTCTCGACTCTCTGACTGGCTTATTGGATCTCTCCTTGTTTTACCATACCTGGCTATGTGGCGTGTTTCTTCTGATTACCTGGTACATTGCATGGTTACTCTTCAAAATCTATGCTACAGAG ACCCATCATTTTCCTGTCCAGCCAACTTTTGCTGAGGAGACAGACCAGTGCCTGCCTAAAATCTTAAACAGCAATCCTCCCTTAATTATAAAG TTTTTAGCCTTACAAGACTTGATGTTACTTTCCCAATATTCTCCTGTTCGACGACAGGAAGTCTTTAGCCTTAGTCAGCCAG GTGGGCACCCGCACAACTGGACTGCAATATCAAGGGAGTGTTTGAGTCTGCTGAGCGATCTGACCCAGAGGCTGATTGCACAGCAGGAAGCTGCAGCAGCAAATGGGAGAGCGAAGCAGCCAGCAGGAGAGCTGAAAGTATCTCCACAGACTCCAG GAGCTGTGGTGAGAGAAGACATGGCTTTCCAGTCACCGAGGTCTAACGTTGTTCCCAGAGCCTCCATGTCTTCACTGGTTAAACCATCCCTTACACCTTTAAAGACATTGTCTGGGTCTGATGTTGGTTCACCTTTTAGCTCACCTGCTTTAAATTGCAAGATGGGAATTCTGGATGTAAACTCTCCTTGGCATGGATCAGTCCAAAGTCCTCAAGTTATGAGAAGGGGACCAAAGTTGTGGACGTCAGGTTCAG ATCTGCAAATGAATGGTTCCCACCACAAATCTTCCCCAGTGGTCTCTGCTGCAAGAGTTGGCAGTGAAGTGGTGCAGCCAAGATTTATTTACACATGGCTTCAGAACAAGCAAGAACAG ataaaaaaCTTCTTGGCAAAACGAGTGCTGATAATGTATTTCTTCAGCAAG CACCCAGAAGCCTCCATCCAAGCCGTCTTCTCTGATGCCCAAATGCACATCTGGGCTTTGGAAG gtctgtCTCATTTGGTAGCAGCTTCCTTTACTGAAGACCAATTTGGAGTTGTCCAAACCACACTGCCAGCTATCCTGAATACTTTACTGACTCTTCAGGAG GTTGTAGACAGATACTTCAAACTGCCTCATGTTTCTAGCAAGCCCCCCAGGATTTCAGGAAGTCTGGTAGACACATCCTACAAAACGCTACGATTTGCACTTAGAGCATCTCTGAAAACAGCACTATACCGGATAACTACTGTCTTTGGAGAACACTTAAA